The Urbifossiella limnaea genome has a window encoding:
- a CDS encoding BRCT domain-containing protein → MAVALTLADVRRAWDARDPELPRLVARLAAQPDPLPAQPLRDGAVTFDTFRTLGRDYQFRRRPREEQAHQRVELLKALEAPGAEVPLPDRLRLYTVVLDLWAADDPFARSCLFEVIETVPLAYGPWRALKRVFKEAEAKPDTAVYGALAARFDAEAAQHRPGREVSGATLAYLARRAWRFLRRTGVQLPATYPDTAVDLLTRYPADTNWRNTWVANHIFFHDSKKYGRSRFTFGYREYPSPDRIKDRAFGDLWKRSPRPLFTLLERAKADAVRAFAAAGLKADFRAALRDVEPVWVVRLVGVRSAAIDEFVVWLLQNVPTFEQAGFRANGLHAAVLRLLDSPSNAARVYAADYARTHARDLTVPDLVRLANNSHDPVRKLARDLLGERDPRKDVGLAAWGELLDTEHGHAYAAEVIPKAFGAAELTPAWFADRLLTPSEKAFQFVWKLLPKFHAPPALGPAFYFGVLKRFVRDDTDSRRRLHLIAQELTRFDLDTLDRDSLRWLLLAPAGWLVVGAWIDGGKLKPATLGIDFWKALAFHPDYEADPWLAALRASGPEWAAELTFQEVTSGVVLNWMRDVRKFPPLDLGFDWLMKLVARSEPIYHDFAVDTLIRAFAPADFAPQQAAPTAAAPTTVDLQKASFLFTGKLASMTRDEAEAKVKGANGTVAGSVTKNLHYLVIGDEGSPLYGQGKKGSKQVKAEQLNAAGTNIGIISETRFLQMLVGQQVAATADATLAGCERLWELAVAPGPADAPVGKFARLYVRRHHPVIGQQLTDRPVDPGTEVPLAFLTWERVSPLFAETRRSLREFALDLARWEFARWNPDVDALVWMSELPFADVRRFVAQALLAAEATETRAFRLDPAKLEPAAAYRFCEAADPETRALGMELINRVPRFRVPEELFRLTESPDRKVRAFVIRALWAAYRDRGVTAEWKPPTAPTPEVGAKAKKAAAELAATRGDGVPARPPQWPAERPTLAQFLRRVLFEVPPGPPEKTAQDASDDGDTAVSAKKKPEASVVANRPLPARRAKLDLIEVMRDLATEDRAFAAGVLPLLDEFLHSRGASERAACLVAVTRVRHRHPELKAVAP, encoded by the coding sequence GTGGCCGTCGCCCTCACCCTCGCCGACGTCCGCCGCGCGTGGGACGCCCGCGACCCCGAACTGCCGCGGCTCGTCGCCCGCCTCGCGGCCCAGCCCGACCCCCTGCCCGCCCAGCCACTCCGCGACGGGGCGGTCACCTTCGACACGTTCCGCACCCTCGGCCGCGACTACCAGTTCCGCCGCCGGCCGAGGGAGGAGCAGGCGCACCAGCGCGTCGAGTTGCTGAAGGCGCTCGAAGCCCCCGGCGCCGAGGTGCCGCTGCCCGACCGCCTCCGGCTGTACACCGTCGTCCTCGACCTGTGGGCCGCCGACGACCCGTTCGCCCGGTCGTGCCTGTTCGAGGTGATCGAGACGGTGCCGCTCGCCTACGGCCCGTGGCGCGCCCTGAAGCGCGTCTTCAAGGAGGCCGAGGCGAAGCCCGACACCGCGGTGTACGGCGCCCTCGCCGCCCGGTTCGACGCCGAGGCGGCGCAGCACCGGCCCGGCCGCGAGGTGAGCGGCGCGACGCTCGCGTACCTGGCCCGGCGGGCGTGGCGGTTCCTCCGCCGCACCGGCGTGCAACTCCCCGCCACCTACCCCGACACCGCGGTGGACCTGCTCACCCGCTACCCGGCCGACACCAACTGGCGGAACACCTGGGTCGCCAACCACATTTTCTTCCACGACTCGAAGAAGTACGGCCGGTCGCGCTTCACCTTCGGCTACCGCGAGTACCCGTCGCCGGACCGGATCAAGGACCGGGCGTTCGGCGACCTGTGGAAGCGCAGCCCGCGGCCGCTGTTCACGCTGCTGGAGCGGGCGAAGGCCGACGCCGTCCGCGCGTTCGCCGCCGCCGGCCTGAAGGCCGACTTCCGCGCCGCGCTGCGCGACGTGGAGCCCGTGTGGGTGGTGCGCCTCGTCGGCGTGCGGAGCGCGGCGATCGACGAGTTCGTGGTGTGGCTCCTCCAGAACGTGCCGACGTTCGAGCAGGCCGGGTTCCGCGCCAACGGCCTCCACGCCGCGGTGCTGCGGCTCCTCGACTCGCCGAGCAACGCCGCCCGCGTCTACGCCGCCGACTACGCCCGCACCCACGCCCGCGACCTGACCGTGCCCGACCTCGTGCGGCTGGCCAACAACAGCCACGACCCAGTGCGGAAGCTGGCCCGCGACCTCCTCGGCGAGCGCGACCCGCGCAAGGACGTCGGCCTCGCGGCGTGGGGCGAGCTGCTCGACACCGAACACGGCCACGCCTACGCCGCGGAGGTGATCCCGAAGGCGTTCGGCGCCGCCGAGCTGACGCCCGCGTGGTTCGCCGATCGCCTCCTGACGCCGAGCGAGAAGGCGTTCCAGTTCGTGTGGAAGCTGCTGCCGAAGTTCCACGCGCCGCCCGCGCTCGGGCCCGCGTTCTACTTCGGCGTGCTCAAGCGATTCGTCCGGGACGACACCGACTCCCGCCGCCGTCTCCACCTGATCGCGCAGGAACTGACCCGCTTTGACCTCGACACGCTCGACCGCGACTCCCTCCGCTGGCTGCTGCTCGCGCCTGCCGGGTGGTTGGTCGTGGGGGCCTGGATCGACGGGGGGAAACTCAAGCCGGCGACACTTGGCATCGACTTTTGGAAGGCGCTCGCGTTCCACCCCGACTACGAGGCCGATCCGTGGCTCGCGGCGCTGCGGGCGTCCGGCCCGGAGTGGGCGGCGGAGCTGACCTTCCAGGAGGTAACATCCGGCGTTGTGCTGAACTGGATGCGCGACGTGCGCAAGTTCCCGCCGCTCGACCTCGGGTTCGACTGGCTCATGAAGCTGGTGGCCCGCAGCGAGCCGATCTACCACGACTTCGCCGTCGATACGCTGATCCGCGCATTCGCGCCGGCCGATTTCGCGCCACAGCAGGCCGCCCCGACCGCTGCGGCCCCCACGACCGTCGACCTGCAGAAGGCCTCCTTCCTGTTCACCGGCAAGCTGGCGTCGATGACGCGCGACGAGGCCGAGGCGAAGGTGAAGGGGGCGAACGGGACGGTCGCCGGGTCGGTGACGAAGAACCTGCACTACCTGGTCATCGGCGACGAGGGCTCGCCGCTGTACGGCCAGGGGAAGAAGGGGTCGAAGCAGGTCAAGGCGGAGCAGCTGAACGCGGCCGGCACGAACATCGGCATAATCTCGGAGACGCGGTTCCTGCAGATGCTCGTCGGGCAGCAGGTGGCGGCCACGGCCGACGCCACGCTCGCCGGCTGCGAGCGGTTGTGGGAACTGGCCGTCGCCCCCGGCCCCGCCGACGCGCCGGTCGGCAAGTTCGCCCGGCTGTACGTCCGCCGCCACCACCCGGTGATCGGCCAGCAGCTGACGGACCGCCCGGTCGATCCCGGCACGGAGGTACCGCTGGCGTTCCTGACGTGGGAGCGCGTGTCGCCTCTGTTCGCCGAGACGCGCCGCTCGCTCAGGGAGTTCGCACTCGACCTGGCCCGCTGGGAGTTCGCCCGCTGGAACCCCGACGTGGACGCGCTGGTGTGGATGAGCGAGTTGCCCTTCGCCGACGTGCGCCGGTTCGTGGCCCAGGCGCTGCTCGCCGCCGAAGCCACGGAGACGCGCGCGTTCCGCCTCGACCCGGCGAAGCTGGAGCCGGCCGCGGCGTACCGCTTCTGCGAGGCCGCCGACCCGGAGACGCGGGCGCTCGGCATGGAACTCATCAACCGCGTGCCGCGGTTCCGCGTGCCCGAGGAATTGTTCCGCCTGACCGAGAGCCCCGACCGCAAGGTGCGGGCGTTCGTCATCCGGGCGCTGTGGGCGGCGTACCGCGACCGCGGCGTGACGGCCGAGTGGAAGCCGCCGACCGCCCCAACGCCCGAGGTCGGCGCGAAGGCGAAGAAGGCCGCCGCGGAGCTGGCCGCGACCCGCGGCGACGGCGTGCCGGCCCGGCCGCCGCAGTGGCCCGCCGAACGGCCGACGCTCGCGCAATTCCTGCGCCGCGTGCTGTTCGAGGTGCCGCCGGGGCCGCCCGAGAAGACGGCGCAGGACGCGAGCGACGACGGCGACACCGCGGTGTCAGCGAAGAAGAAGCCGGAGGCGAGCGTGGTCGCAAACCGGCCGCTGCCGGCGCGGCGGGCGAAGCTCGACCTGATCGAGGTGATGCGCGACCTGGCGACCGAGGACCGCGCGTTCGCCGCCGGGGTGCTGCCGCTGCTGGACGAGTTCCTGCACTCGCGCGGGGCGAGCGAGCGGGCGGCGTGCCTCGTCGCCGTCACCCGCGTCCGCCACCGCCACCCCGAGCTGAAGGCGGTCGCGCCATGA